A single genomic interval of Rhodothermales bacterium harbors:
- a CDS encoding glycosyltransferase family 4 protein, whose product MARFSLFVADLSRNALARVVPVALALRERHEVEILGLFLADDEVYGPYADLFEYRAIRTSPNVTTLLASSRQLAVRATGDVMYAFKPVLSSFGPALYASRVPRRRPLLLDVDDDEWGTMGTTWAEKLRRDVLGGWRHGTAVKYTRALHPLTWLADGTTVVSRKLQHRYGGTLLRHPADLVAFDPTRPEFADVAALRRRFDLPADRPLALFAGVARAHKGLDVVAEALLRPECAGWDLILAGSPRTPEFDRVQQRLGDRCRQIGRVPFAEMPALLAAVDAVPVVQQPVAFAESQVPTKLIDAMAMAKPVVGTRVGDGAEIIGRGERGWLAEPQSAASVAAAFAEIAANVGEARTRGAAARAWVRAEASATVARIRIEALLADVDAPARSPI is encoded by the coding sequence ATGGCACGCTTCAGCCTCTTCGTCGCCGATCTCTCACGTAATGCGCTTGCACGTGTCGTCCCAGTTGCCCTTGCTCTCCGTGAGCGCCACGAGGTCGAGATCCTCGGTCTCTTCCTCGCCGATGATGAGGTCTACGGCCCCTATGCAGATCTCTTTGAGTATCGGGCGATCCGCACATCGCCCAACGTGACCACCCTTCTCGCATCGTCGCGTCAGCTCGCCGTCCGGGCGACGGGCGATGTGATGTACGCCTTCAAACCGGTGCTGAGCAGTTTCGGCCCCGCCCTCTATGCGTCCCGCGTCCCTCGTCGCCGTCCGCTCCTCCTCGACGTGGACGACGATGAGTGGGGGACGATGGGCACGACGTGGGCCGAGAAGCTCCGCCGCGATGTGCTCGGGGGCTGGCGGCACGGTACGGCGGTGAAGTACACCCGCGCCCTCCACCCCCTCACATGGCTCGCCGACGGCACGACGGTCGTGAGCCGGAAGCTGCAACACCGCTACGGTGGGACGCTGCTCCGTCACCCCGCCGACCTTGTGGCCTTCGACCCTACCCGACCGGAGTTCGCCGATGTCGCGGCGCTCCGGCGCCGGTTTGACCTCCCCGCGGACCGACCCCTCGCGCTCTTCGCGGGCGTCGCACGCGCGCACAAAGGACTCGATGTCGTCGCCGAAGCGCTCCTGCGGCCGGAGTGCGCGGGGTGGGACCTCATCCTGGCTGGGTCGCCGCGCACGCCCGAGTTCGACCGGGTCCAGCAGCGGCTCGGAGATCGGTGCCGGCAGATCGGGCGGGTGCCGTTCGCCGAGATGCCGGCGCTCCTCGCAGCCGTCGACGCAGTGCCCGTCGTGCAGCAGCCGGTGGCGTTTGCCGAGAGCCAGGTGCCGACGAAGCTCATCGACGCCATGGCGATGGCGAAGCCCGTGGTTGGAACGCGGGTGGGGGACGGGGCCGAAATCATAGGCCGGGGGGAGCGCGGCTGGCTCGCCGAGCCCCAGAGCGCCGCGTCCGTAGCTGCTGCGTTCGCCGAGATCGCGGCCAATGTGGGAGAGGCACGGACGCGGGGCGCAGCGGCGCGCGCGTGGGTGCGGGCCGAGGCGAGCGCGACCGTTGCCCGAATACGGATCGAAGCGCTCCTGGCGGACGTAGACGCGCCCGCTCGCTCCCCGATCTAA
- a CDS encoding glycosyltransferase produces MHRVRQSLPYFAEAGWEAVTLAVDPEYVEGYRDEHLLETIAEAADVRRLPALDYHWTRRLGLGSVALRSLWAYRRAGNALLARGDIDLVYFSTTAFQVLVLGRYWKARFGVPYVIDMQDPWRSDHYLSVPPDERPPKFWLSYLLDSLLEPVTMHGVDGIVSVSQGYCDTLQGRYPNIRPDMCRVIPFGGAEADFDVLDRLDLDNPFFRPDDAYTNVVYVGRGGHDMARAGAALFDALAAGRRERPDLFERVRMHFIGTDYAAEGHGAKTFQPLAEARGVGAFVAEYPARVPYFTALHLLRQADMLVLPGSADPAYTASKLYPYILARRPLLAVFNERSSVVDVLRETGAGETVTFRAEQGADLGERVKTAWASLLGRLPDPPDTNWAAFEPYTARAMTRRQTAFFDEVVNGRAGEPT; encoded by the coding sequence ATGCACCGCGTGCGGCAGAGCCTGCCCTATTTCGCCGAGGCAGGCTGGGAGGCCGTGACGCTCGCCGTGGACCCCGAATACGTCGAGGGATACCGCGACGAGCACCTCCTCGAAACGATCGCCGAGGCGGCCGACGTGCGCCGCCTCCCCGCCCTCGACTACCACTGGACTCGGCGGCTCGGACTCGGCAGCGTCGCCCTCCGCTCGCTCTGGGCCTACCGCCGCGCCGGCAACGCCCTCCTCGCGCGCGGCGACATCGACCTCGTCTACTTCTCCACGACGGCGTTTCAGGTCCTCGTCCTCGGCCGCTACTGGAAGGCCCGCTTCGGCGTGCCCTACGTGATCGACATGCAGGACCCGTGGCGGAGCGACCACTACCTCAGCGTGCCGCCGGACGAGCGCCCCCCCAAGTTCTGGCTCTCGTACCTCCTCGACAGCCTGCTCGAACCGGTCACGATGCACGGCGTAGACGGGATCGTCTCCGTCTCGCAGGGGTACTGCGACACGCTGCAGGGGCGCTACCCCAACATTCGCCCCGACATGTGCCGCGTGATCCCCTTCGGCGGGGCCGAGGCGGACTTCGACGTGCTCGACCGCCTCGACCTCGACAACCCGTTTTTCCGCCCGGACGACGCGTACACGAACGTCGTCTATGTCGGTCGCGGCGGCCACGACATGGCGCGGGCGGGCGCCGCGCTCTTCGACGCCCTCGCTGCCGGACGGCGCGAGCGTCCGGACCTCTTCGAGCGCGTGCGGATGCACTTCATCGGGACGGACTACGCCGCCGAAGGCCACGGGGCGAAGACGTTCCAGCCGCTGGCCGAAGCGCGCGGCGTCGGCGCGTTCGTCGCCGAGTACCCCGCCCGCGTGCCCTACTTCACCGCGCTCCACCTCCTGCGCCAGGCCGACATGCTGGTCCTCCCGGGCTCGGCGGATCCCGCCTATACGGCGTCCAAGCTCTACCCTTACATCCTCGCCCGCCGCCCGCTCCTCGCCGTCTTCAACGAGCGGAGCAGCGTCGTCGACGTGCTGCGGGAGACGGGGGCAGGGGAGACGGTGACGTTCCGCGCTGAGCAGGGCGCCGACCTCGGCGAGCGGGTGAAGACGGCGTGGGCGTCCCTGCTGGGCCGGCTCCCGGATCCGCCCGACACGAACTGGGCCGCCTTCGAGCCCTACACCGCTCGAGCGATGACCCGCCGACAGACGGCCTTTTTCGACGAAGTGGTGAACGGCAGGGCAGGGGAGCCGACGTGA
- a CDS encoding glycosyltransferase family 4 protein yields MPSPSASPDRPLRIALVADPYIPVPPKLYGGIERVLDFLVEGLAARGHEVTLWAHPESDVPAELVPYGVEPHHGRVVRTRELLQVMTGLARRKGDFDLVHSFGRLAGMLPLFPSSIPKIQSYQREITPQNIERAVRLAGDSLSFTACSTNCRRDVSHIGKWDTVYNGVRLADYDFQPEVGPDAPLVFLGRIEQIKGTHTAIAVARATGRPLVIAGNVPETDEHRRYFDEQVAPHLDGEQVRYVGPVDDVQKNEMMGRAVAFLMPIEWEEPFGIVMAEALACGTPVVGFRRGSVPEVVEHGVTGFVCDTAGEMAEAVGRVPDLDRRASRDRCERMFSDRAIVDAYESLYRRHIASQSSP; encoded by the coding sequence GTGCCTTCCCCCTCCGCATCGCCGGACCGCCCCCTCCGCATCGCCCTCGTGGCGGACCCGTACATCCCCGTCCCGCCGAAGCTCTACGGTGGGATCGAGCGCGTCCTCGACTTCCTTGTCGAAGGCCTCGCCGCACGCGGGCACGAGGTGACGCTCTGGGCGCACCCCGAATCGGACGTGCCCGCCGAGCTCGTCCCGTACGGGGTTGAGCCGCACCACGGCCGCGTCGTTCGCACGCGGGAGCTGCTCCAGGTGATGACCGGCCTCGCCCGGCGGAAGGGGGACTTCGACCTCGTCCACAGCTTCGGGCGGCTCGCCGGAATGCTCCCGCTCTTCCCGTCCTCCATCCCCAAGATCCAGAGCTACCAGCGCGAGATCACGCCGCAGAATATCGAGCGCGCCGTGCGCCTCGCCGGCGACTCCCTCTCGTTCACGGCATGCAGCACGAACTGCCGCCGCGACGTGAGCCACATCGGGAAGTGGGACACGGTCTACAACGGCGTCCGCCTCGCCGACTACGATTTCCAGCCGGAGGTCGGACCCGACGCCCCGCTCGTTTTCCTCGGGCGGATCGAGCAGATCAAGGGCACGCACACGGCGATTGCGGTGGCGCGTGCGACGGGCCGCCCGCTCGTGATCGCGGGGAACGTGCCCGAGACCGACGAGCACCGCCGCTACTTCGATGAGCAGGTCGCGCCCCATCTCGACGGCGAGCAGGTCCGCTACGTCGGACCCGTAGACGACGTGCAGAAAAATGAGATGATGGGCCGTGCTGTTGCGTTTCTTATGCCGATCGAGTGGGAGGAGCCGTTCGGCATCGTAATGGCCGAGGCGCTCGCGTGCGGGACGCCCGTCGTCGGGTTCCGGCGCGGGTCCGTGCCTGAGGTCGTTGAGCACGGCGTGACGGGCTTCGTCTGCGACACGGCGGGGGAGATGGCCGAGGCCGTCGGTCGCGTGCCCGATCTCGACCGCCGTGCCAGCCGTGACCGCTGCGAGCGTATGTTCAGTGACCGCGCCATCGTCGACGCCTACGAGAGCCTGTATCGCCGCCATATCGCCTCTCAATCCTCTCCCTGA
- a CDS encoding glycosyltransferase family 4 protein — protein sequence MLLLSPSEVCYNPRLLKAGDYFTGRGAEVTVFNPVFGIADLALYESFKASRAWRFKEYNISKRDSQAWAQWAWASLRHLAAQRLWKRGWAFGWSFPHALNKGLIGLDTSGERYDVIVSNLVDTLPLAAELKRAHGAVLVYDSQEFFTGQARSAWAMAWVREAERRCIGEADVVIGTTDVMAGRLDEVHGLSSPALRVRNAPSEAPPANAVSETEGDSKGRRERRPLRLVWHGFQINYRGRGVDVILDALRRCESDAELYLQGRVSDEQRALIQEVAAEAGVGARVYFKPPAHPEEIVASIRAYDVGVSAEQGADENQLLTSSNKVFEYMHAGLAVLAPDLPGLAETLDEYDVGLLYPPSDPGGLARCIDMLAHDRARCEAFQSNARAAAAEVTWQRDYSAVFDRIVSGCTTGHEQVVDGYDT from the coding sequence GTGCTCCTCCTCTCGCCCAGTGAGGTCTGTTACAACCCCCGTCTGCTGAAGGCCGGTGACTACTTCACCGGGCGCGGTGCGGAAGTGACGGTGTTCAACCCGGTGTTCGGGATCGCTGATCTGGCCCTCTACGAGTCGTTCAAGGCGTCGCGCGCATGGCGGTTCAAGGAGTACAACATCAGCAAGCGTGACTCGCAAGCCTGGGCACAGTGGGCCTGGGCGTCGCTGCGGCACCTCGCCGCGCAACGCCTGTGGAAGCGAGGGTGGGCCTTTGGGTGGAGCTTTCCCCACGCGCTCAACAAGGGGCTCATCGGGCTCGACACGTCGGGCGAGCGCTACGACGTGATCGTCTCCAACCTCGTCGATACACTTCCCCTCGCGGCCGAGCTTAAGCGAGCGCACGGCGCAGTCCTTGTTTACGACTCGCAGGAGTTCTTCACCGGTCAGGCCCGCTCGGCGTGGGCGATGGCGTGGGTCCGCGAGGCCGAGCGCCGCTGTATTGGGGAGGCCGACGTCGTGATCGGGACTACGGATGTGATGGCCGGGCGTCTGGATGAGGTTCACGGCCTCTCCTCACCCGCGCTCCGGGTACGGAACGCTCCGTCGGAGGCGCCGCCCGCGAACGCGGTCTCGGAGACGGAGGGAGATTCCAAAGGGCGTCGCGAGCGTCGCCCTTTGCGCCTCGTGTGGCACGGTTTTCAGATCAACTACCGCGGTCGCGGCGTGGACGTCATCCTTGACGCCCTCCGCCGTTGTGAGTCCGACGCAGAACTGTACCTCCAAGGCAGAGTGAGTGACGAGCAGCGGGCGCTGATTCAAGAAGTCGCGGCAGAAGCGGGTGTCGGCGCACGCGTCTACTTCAAACCGCCGGCGCACCCGGAAGAGATCGTAGCTTCCATCCGGGCATACGATGTTGGGGTCAGCGCAGAGCAAGGTGCCGATGAGAATCAGTTGTTAACCTCCTCGAATAAGGTGTTTGAGTACATGCACGCTGGGCTGGCCGTGTTAGCGCCTGATCTCCCCGGACTCGCCGAGACGCTTGACGAGTACGACGTCGGGCTTCTCTACCCGCCGTCAGATCCGGGTGGTTTGGCACGCTGCATCGACATGCTCGCACATGACCGCGCACGGTGCGAGGCGTTCCAAAGCAACGCGCGTGCGGCCGCGGCGGAGGTAACGTGGCAGCGTGATTACTCGGCCGTGTTCGATCGGATCGTGAGTGGCTGCACTACGGGACACGAGCAGGTGGTAGACGGTTACGATACTTGA
- a CDS encoding glycosyltransferase family 4 protein, with protein sequence MRLGVLATHPIQYHAPLYRALAAELDLAVYFAHQQTAEGQADAGFGVPFEWDVPLLDGYPHTFLRNRAAQPDVSTPFGCHTPDIADLIARERFDAFLVNGWYNRSFWQAIRACWRTGTPILVRGDSQLHTPRSLAKRLAKEAVYRAFIPRFDGYLVVGQRAREYYLHYGARPERMHFVPHFVDNAFFAASASAARRRAGRAARREERGVTPEASVLLFAGKFIPVKRPLDFVRGVAALARRVPDVEGAMVGEGPMRAEIEAEIERTGAPVRLLGFFNQSEMPEAYALADVLVLPSETETWGLVVNEALACGLPAVVSSGVGCAPDLVEPGATGGTYPMGDVDALAVAMERALHLARDPAAARALKARMETYSLETAVSGTLGAVRAVRPL encoded by the coding sequence ATGCGCCTCGGCGTTCTCGCTACGCACCCGATCCAGTACCACGCCCCGCTCTACCGGGCGCTGGCTGCGGAGCTGGACCTCGCCGTCTACTTCGCACATCAGCAGACGGCGGAGGGGCAGGCCGACGCCGGGTTCGGCGTTCCCTTCGAGTGGGACGTGCCCCTCCTCGACGGCTACCCGCACACGTTCCTCCGGAATAGGGCCGCTCAACCGGATGTGAGCACCCCGTTCGGTTGCCACACGCCGGACATCGCGGACCTCATCGCGCGCGAGCGGTTCGACGCGTTCCTCGTCAACGGGTGGTACAACCGGAGCTTCTGGCAGGCCATCCGCGCATGCTGGCGGACGGGCACGCCGATTCTGGTGCGCGGCGACTCCCAGCTTCACACCCCGCGCAGCCTCGCCAAGCGCCTCGCCAAGGAAGCCGTCTACCGCGCCTTCATCCCCCGCTTCGACGGCTACCTCGTTGTCGGGCAGCGCGCGAGGGAGTACTACCTCCACTATGGCGCGCGGCCGGAGCGCATGCACTTCGTGCCGCACTTCGTCGACAACGCGTTCTTCGCGGCGTCGGCTTCGGCGGCGCGGCGTCGGGCCGGCCGGGCGGCGCGCCGCGAAGAACGCGGCGTCACGCCCGAAGCCTCGGTGCTGCTCTTCGCAGGGAAGTTTATCCCCGTGAAGCGCCCGCTCGACTTCGTGCGCGGGGTGGCGGCTCTCGCCCGCCGGGTCCCCGATGTCGAGGGCGCGATGGTGGGGGAGGGGCCGATGCGCGCTGAGATCGAGGCGGAGATCGAGCGGACGGGCGCCCCGGTCCGGCTGCTCGGGTTCTTCAATCAGAGCGAGATGCCCGAGGCCTACGCCCTCGCCGACGTCCTCGTGCTCCCCTCCGAGACCGAGACCTGGGGCCTCGTCGTGAACGAGGCGCTCGCGTGTGGGCTCCCCGCCGTCGTCTCCAGCGGCGTCGGGTGCGCGCCTGACCTCGTGGAACCCGGCGCGACGGGAGGAACGTACCCGATGGGCGACGTGGATGCCCTCGCCGTGGCAATGGAACGCGCTTTGCACCTGGCACGGGATCCCGCGGCTGCGCGTGCATTAAAGGCCAGGATGGAGACGTACTCTTTGGAAACGGCGGTCTCGGGCACTCTGGGAGCCGTAAGGGCCGTACGGCCGCTCTGA
- a CDS encoding glycosyltransferase family 2 protein, which yields MPPPTLALCIPAYNASEYLPRLLTSAAEQTVRFDEVIVYDDCSADDTAAVAEAYGARVIQGDVNRGCSAGKNRLAEATACEWIHFHDADDDITLDLVERVRPHLERADAPDVLLLHFEYRDHATDEHLSESSYDAALLRRDPVGFVVRHEVPNFGVYRRPAFLDAGGFDLDPNVLYNEDVAFHHRLALAGLRFDYEPALTCLNYRYSGSMSGANQQRCARAQVCVLEKTTDVLRSRGMLAPYAADLAQKFWKAGAFAAQYEAWESAVRAAHAAHDLGGRTPEAGSPAFRALATLHGPTALRLRERLIRTLRPHLRASNPAQ from the coding sequence GCGGCCGAGCAGACGGTGCGGTTCGACGAGGTCATCGTCTACGACGACTGCTCGGCGGACGACACGGCCGCTGTCGCCGAGGCGTACGGCGCGCGCGTCATTCAGGGTGACGTGAATCGGGGTTGCTCGGCCGGGAAGAACCGTCTCGCCGAAGCGACGGCATGTGAGTGGATCCACTTCCATGACGCCGACGACGACATTACGCTCGATCTTGTCGAGCGCGTCCGGCCTCATCTCGAACGTGCCGACGCACCGGACGTACTCCTCCTCCATTTCGAGTACCGTGATCACGCGACGGATGAGCACCTCAGCGAGTCGTCGTATGATGCTGCCCTTTTGCGGCGTGACCCGGTCGGCTTTGTCGTCCGGCACGAGGTCCCCAACTTCGGCGTCTACCGGCGCCCCGCGTTCCTCGACGCCGGGGGCTTCGACCTCGACCCGAACGTGCTCTACAACGAGGACGTCGCCTTCCACCACCGCCTTGCCCTCGCTGGTCTGCGGTTCGACTACGAGCCCGCGCTGACGTGCCTCAACTACCGCTACAGTGGGAGCATGTCTGGCGCGAACCAGCAGCGGTGTGCCCGCGCGCAGGTCTGCGTGCTAGAGAAGACCACCGACGTGCTCCGCTCGCGTGGTATGCTTGCCCCTTATGCCGCAGATCTCGCACAGAAGTTCTGGAAGGCCGGGGCGTTCGCCGCGCAGTACGAAGCGTGGGAGTCTGCCGTCCGCGCCGCCCATGCTGCTCACGACCTCGGCGGACGCACTCCTGAGGCTGGGAGCCCCGCTTTCCGTGCCCTCGCTACGCTTCATGGTCCTACGGCTCTCCGCCTCCGCGAGCGCCTCATTCGCACGCTCCGCCCCCACCTTCGCGCTAGCAATCCTGCTCAGTAG
- a CDS encoding glycosyltransferase family 2 protein, whose translation MSSPLVSVLIPAYNAERYLAEAVESALAQTWPRIEVIVVEDGSADATLDVARRYKSCGVTVVAQPENRGQTAALNRALEEAQGDFIQFFDADDVMEPGKIEAQVRRLLSEPPGTIATSWWARFFDNDIANVRVVAGADWQDYDVPIEWLLDDWEGRGTMPPGAWLYPRSVVDAIGPWHEDLTLNNDMEYFTRAVLASERIVFCEDSRWYYRSGNESLSGRKDDRALHSLFEVVRLSTERLLAVEDSERTRHAAACYWQVFLFLAYPQVPTLIEEAEDRVAALGGGSRRVEVSRPFQPVRDLLGWKAAVRLQRAYRLSGIEESVQTVKRWGTATSYRQLGKNLERHMGTGGGDRGAEV comes from the coding sequence GTGTCCAGTCCCCTCGTTTCCGTTCTCATCCCCGCCTACAACGCCGAGCGGTATCTGGCAGAGGCAGTAGAATCTGCTCTGGCCCAGACATGGCCACGTATCGAGGTGATTGTGGTAGAGGACGGATCAGCGGATGCGACGCTCGATGTAGCCCGGAGGTACAAGTCGTGTGGGGTGACGGTCGTTGCGCAACCGGAGAACCGGGGGCAGACGGCCGCGCTCAACCGCGCCCTCGAAGAGGCGCAGGGCGACTTTATCCAGTTCTTCGACGCCGACGACGTGATGGAGCCTGGCAAGATAGAGGCTCAAGTGCGGCGGCTGCTGTCGGAGCCGCCAGGCACGATCGCCACGTCGTGGTGGGCGCGGTTCTTCGACAACGACATCGCCAACGTCCGGGTCGTCGCGGGGGCTGACTGGCAGGATTACGACGTACCGATCGAGTGGCTGCTCGACGATTGGGAAGGTCGGGGGACAATGCCTCCGGGCGCGTGGCTTTACCCCCGTTCGGTGGTGGACGCCATCGGGCCGTGGCACGAAGATCTGACGCTGAACAACGACATGGAGTACTTCACGCGCGCTGTCCTTGCGAGCGAGCGGATTGTTTTCTGTGAAGACTCGCGGTGGTACTATCGCTCGGGTAACGAGAGCCTCAGTGGGCGCAAAGACGACCGGGCGCTGCACTCGCTATTCGAGGTTGTGCGGCTCAGCACGGAGCGCCTGCTGGCCGTTGAAGACAGCGAACGCACGCGGCACGCTGCAGCGTGCTACTGGCAGGTGTTCCTCTTCTTAGCCTACCCCCAGGTGCCGACGCTCATCGAGGAGGCTGAGGATCGGGTCGCCGCGCTCGGTGGCGGCAGCCGTCGTGTGGAGGTTAGCCGTCCGTTCCAGCCCGTGAGGGATCTCTTGGGTTGGAAGGCAGCCGTGAGGCTACAGCGAGCCTACCGCCTAAGCGGCATCGAAGAGAGCGTGCAGACTGTCAAACGATGGGGCACTGCGACCAGCTACCGTCAACTCGGAAAAAACCTAGAGCGCCACATGGGAACTGGCGGGGGTGATCGTGGGGCCGAGGTATAG
- the wecB gene encoding UDP-N-acetylglucosamine 2-epimerase (non-hydrolyzing) — MKRKVLVVFGTRPEAIKMAPVIAALARSEYEVVPCVTAQHREMLDQVLELFEIVPRHDLDLMTPGQTLTSLTAGVLISMKRILEAEKPDLVLVQGDTTTTMATGLAAFYENIPVGHIEAGLRTHDLRSPWPEEANRRFVSVVADLHFPPTTWSRGNLLREGVPEERIFVTGNTVIDALMMVKDHLARDTGLRAEVAGAFPFLDPSLRTLLVTSHRRENFGDGLRGICRALLRLSRRRDVQIVFPVHLNPRVRGPVESLLSDAPNVHLVEPQDYLRFVYLLTQADLVLSDSGGIQEEAPSLGKPVLVMRDTTERPEALEAGTARLVGTDETVIVREAEHLLDDAAAYNEMAQRANPYGDGHAAERIVQALRATEWRAMRSESGHVVAAAEGS, encoded by the coding sequence ATGAAAAGGAAAGTTCTCGTCGTGTTTGGCACCCGGCCCGAAGCGATTAAGATGGCTCCTGTCATCGCTGCGCTTGCTCGATCGGAATATGAGGTGGTTCCATGTGTGACTGCCCAACACCGTGAGATGCTCGACCAAGTGCTCGAACTCTTCGAGATCGTGCCTCGGCACGATCTCGACCTCATGACTCCGGGTCAGACCCTGACCTCTCTCACAGCGGGTGTTCTGATAAGCATGAAGCGTATTTTGGAGGCGGAAAAGCCCGACCTTGTCTTGGTTCAGGGCGATACTACCACGACGATGGCAACGGGACTAGCGGCGTTTTACGAGAACATCCCCGTCGGCCACATCGAAGCCGGCCTCCGCACGCACGACCTTCGTTCGCCGTGGCCGGAGGAAGCGAACCGCCGTTTCGTGAGCGTCGTCGCGGACCTCCACTTCCCGCCAACGACGTGGTCCCGCGGCAACCTCCTGCGGGAGGGCGTTCCGGAAGAGCGGATCTTCGTGACAGGGAACACGGTGATCGACGCCCTCATGATGGTGAAGGACCATCTCGCGCGCGACACGGGCCTCCGGGCCGAGGTCGCCGGAGCTTTCCCGTTCCTCGATCCATCGCTACGGACGCTACTGGTAACGAGCCACCGCCGGGAGAACTTCGGCGATGGACTTCGCGGGATCTGCCGTGCGCTCCTCCGCTTGAGCCGGCGGCGCGACGTGCAGATCGTGTTTCCCGTCCACCTCAACCCCCGCGTCCGCGGCCCCGTAGAATCCCTGCTGAGCGACGCACCGAACGTCCATCTCGTCGAGCCGCAGGACTACCTTCGCTTTGTATACCTTCTGACCCAAGCAGACCTCGTGCTCTCAGATTCTGGCGGCATTCAGGAGGAGGCGCCTTCGCTCGGCAAGCCCGTCCTTGTCATGCGTGACACAACGGAGCGTCCAGAGGCTTTGGAGGCGGGAACTGCCCGCCTCGTCGGGACGGACGAGACGGTGATCGTGCGGGAAGCCGAACATCTCCTCGACGACGCAGCGGCCTACAACGAAATGGCGCAACGTGCGAACCCCTATGGCGATGGGCACGCCGCCGAGCGCATCGTACAGGCCCTCAGAGCGACCGAGTGGCGCGCCATGCGGTCCGAGAGCGGGCATGTCGTGGCCGCGGCAGAAGGGAGCTGA